A DNA window from Acomys russatus chromosome 7, mAcoRus1.1, whole genome shotgun sequence contains the following coding sequences:
- the LOC127192365 gene encoding vomeronasal type-1 receptor 4-like, translated as MRTSDIVIGVIFLSQTVVGVLGNSFLVYHYLLLYFMGCSLRFTDWILQHLIVANFLTLLCKGVPNTVSAFEVKDFLNDFGCKLIFYLHRVGRGVSISSTCYLSVFQAITISPKSSRWTQLKVRSRTYISSAVYMSWILSFIVNIAFPMYMTAIWNHRNATNIKIYKYCSSDTHENALDIFYAVLHSTPDVMFMLMMVWSSGYMVCILYRHKKRMKRIHKSNFSFRSSPEFRATKTILLLVSTFVFFYTISCLLQINMSITRDPDSFMVNMASVFSACFPAVSPFLVISH; from the coding sequence ATGCGCACAAGTGACATAGTGATTGGTGTGATCTTCTTGTCGCAGACTGTGGTTGGAGTCCTGGGCAACTCCTTCTTAGTCTACCATTATCTTTTGCTTTACTTCATGGGATGCAGCCTGAGATTCACAGACTGGATTCTGCAGCACTTGATTGTAGCCAACTTCTTAACTCTGCTGTGTAAAGGAGTTCCCAACACAGTGTCAGCTTTTGAGGTTAAAGACTTCCTCAATGATTTTGGGTGCAAACTGATCTTCTACCTTCACAGAGTAGGGAGGGGTGTGTCCATCAGCAGCACCTGCTATTTGAGTGTCTTCCAGGCCATAACCATCAGCCCAAAGAGCTCCAGATGGACACAGCTCAAAGTCAGATCTCGCACTTACATTTCCTCTGCTGTGTACATGAGCTGGATCCTGTCCTTCATAGTTAACATTGCTTTTCCTATGTACATGACTGCAATATGGAACCATAGGAATGCAACgaatataaaaatttataaatactgTTCTTCTGATACTCATGAAAATGCCCTTGACATTTTCTATGCAGTATTACACTCAACCCCTGATGTGATGTTCATGTTGATGATGGTTTGGTCCAGTGGCTACATGGTTTGCATCCTCTACAGGCACAAGAAGAGAATGAAGCGCATTCATAAGAGCAACTTCTCTTTCAGGTCCTCCCCTGAGTTCAGAGCCACAAAGACTATTCTGCTCTTGGTGAGCACCTTTGTCTTTTTTTACACAATTTCTTGCCTCTTACAAATAAATATGTCTATTACACGTGATCCAGATTCTTTCATGGTGAACATGGCTTCAGTGTTCTCTGCATGTTTCCCAGCTGTGAGTCCCTTTCTGGTGATCAGCCATTAA